Proteins encoded by one window of Lathyrus oleraceus cultivar Zhongwan6 chromosome 1, CAAS_Psat_ZW6_1.0, whole genome shotgun sequence:
- the LOC127138170 gene encoding UPF0481 protein At3g47200 → MEAKPNSCVGKLKNELNEMLKGVAAPEMSGIHEECIYKVPPRIRQANPQAYTPQIISIGPFHSPLGSNSDNILHQMEQLKLKYLKGFLNRTNLSLDHLVFKFQEWENRITSCYAGLCSFNSDDFLKIIIIDACFIIELFLRFFRYKNWMGNDPILLKPWLHSDIKRDLVLLENQLPFFVLQDIYKLATINLEFPSFLTITIYYFQQFNPQNINSNRVQCPNHFTDLLRTFLLPSSFDFVQDEMGDAIEHVYSVSQLSEAGLVFEVSESKCLLDLNFDDKGVLKMPCFHIHDTTEIYMRNILAFEECHISDQDSCYISQYLSILGFLINTEKDVSILVDKKVIVNWMGDANAVAAMVNNLCKNVSMPTLNSKYISICYRLNGFYENPSNKYKAIFVHEYFNTPWKIASTVTAVLLLLFTLIQAVCSICSL, encoded by the coding sequence ATGGAGGCAAAACCAAATAGTTGTGTGGGTAAACTGAAGAATGAACTAAATGAAATGCTTAAAGGAGTGGCTGCTCCAGAAATGTCTGGAATCCATGAAGAATGCATCTACAAAGTACCACCAAGAATTCGCCAAGCTAATCCACAAGCTTATACACCACAAATCATTTCCATTGGTCCTTTTCACAGTCCACTTGGTTCAAATAGTGACAACATTCTGCACCAAATGGAACAACTCAAACTCAAATATCTTAAAGGATTTCTAAATAGAACAAACCTATCTCTCGATCATTTAGTTTTCAAATTTCAAGAGTGGGAGAATAGAATCACAAGTTGTTATGCAGGGCTTTGTAGCTTTAACAGCGATGATTTCTTAAAAATCATTATCATTGATGCATGCTTCATAATTGAACTTTTTCTTAGGTTTTTTAGATACAAAAATTGGATGGGAAATGACCCTATATTACTAAAACCTTGGTTGCATAGTGACATTAAACGTGATTTAGTACTCCTTGAAAATCAGCTACCTTTTTTTGTTCTTCAAGATATATACAAATTAGCTACTATAAaccttgaatttccttcatttcTTACAATTACTATATATTATTTTCAACAATTCAACCCACAGAACATAAATTCAAATAGAGTACAATGTCCAAACCACTTCACAGATCTGTTGAGAACATTTTTGCTGCCATCGTCATTTGATTTTGTACAAGATGAAATGGGAGATGCAATTGAACATGTATACAGTGTGAGTCAATTATCAGAAGCAGGGTTAGTATTTGAAGTAAGTGAAAGTAAATGCTTACttgatttgaattttgatgataaAGGTGTGTTGAAAATGCCATGTTTTCATATCCATGATACAACAGAGATATACATGAGGAATATATTAGCATTTGAAGAATGTCACATTTCAGATCAAGATTCATGTTACATTTCTCAGTACTTAAGTATATTAGGCTTTCTTATTAACACAGAAAAAGATGTGAGCATCTTGGTTGATAAGAAAGTTATTGTGAATTGGATGGGTGATGCTAATGCAGTGGCTGCAATGGTTAACAATCTTTGCAAAAATGTTTCAATGCCTACACTGAATTCAAAATATATATCTATATGTTATAGGTTAAATGGTTTCTATGAAAACCCTAGCAATAAATATAAGGCTATATTTGTACATGAGTACTTCAACACTCCTTGGAAAATAGCATCAACTGTAACTGCTGTATTACTGCTTTTATTTACTCTTATTCAGGCTGTATGTTCAATCTGCTCACTCTAA